The Solibacillus sp. FSL W7-1464 genome contains a region encoding:
- a CDS encoding polyprenyl synthetase family protein, with the protein MENTLKQFIDHNIPQLETTMYELVGSIQAPAQLKESMLYSLKAGGKRIRPLFVVAVCDMYNQSLEASYSVGSAVEMIHTYSLIHDDLPSMDDDELRRGKPTNHVVYGEALATLAGDALNTIAFGVIARLKNLSAEKRIELVNLLSVAAGAEGMVGGQVLDMDGEKRLLNLQELETVHVNKTGALLRFSIEAGAVLANASSSDREALVEYAHHIGLAFQIQDDILDIEGTSEQLGKTAGKDVASEKSTYPALLTLDGAKQKLDEHYALAIEALQKIDTDTTLLRQFAQYIVRRSN; encoded by the coding sequence ATGGAAAACACGTTAAAGCAGTTTATTGATCATAATATTCCGCAGCTGGAGACGACAATGTATGAACTCGTCGGATCGATACAAGCACCGGCACAATTAAAAGAATCGATGCTGTATTCATTAAAAGCAGGAGGCAAACGAATTCGCCCGTTATTTGTTGTGGCGGTTTGCGACATGTATAATCAGTCTCTTGAGGCAAGTTATTCAGTAGGCTCTGCTGTTGAAATGATCCATACGTATTCGTTAATCCATGATGATCTGCCAAGTATGGATGATGATGAATTGCGCCGCGGCAAGCCGACGAACCATGTAGTTTATGGTGAAGCATTGGCAACATTGGCTGGTGATGCCTTAAACACAATCGCATTTGGTGTTATCGCGCGTCTAAAAAATCTTTCTGCTGAAAAACGCATCGAGCTCGTTAACCTGTTAAGTGTTGCAGCAGGTGCTGAAGGAATGGTCGGCGGACAAGTGCTTGATATGGACGGAGAAAAACGTCTATTAAATTTACAGGAGCTTGAAACGGTTCATGTAAATAAAACAGGTGCATTGCTTCGTTTTAGTATCGAAGCAGGTGCCGTGCTGGCAAATGCAAGCAGTTCTGACCGTGAAGCATTAGTGGAATATGCGCACCATATCGGTTTAGCCTTCCAGATTCAAGACGATATTTTAGATATTGAGGGAACTTCGGAACAGCTAGGGAAAACAGCAGGAAAAGACGTGGCAAGCGAAAAAAGTACATACCCTGCTTTACTTACATTGGACGGTGCAAAGCAAAAGCTGGATGAGCATTATGCGCTGGCGATTGAAGCATTGCAGAAAATCGACACTGATACGACATTGCTTCGACAATTTGCACAGTATATTGTGAGACGTAGTAACTAA
- the xseB gene encoding exodeoxyribonuclease VII small subunit: protein MTKPTFATAMTELEEVVRKLEQGDVPLEEAIDLYKKGMELSKLCHDTLQNAEQQLISIVGEDGEKKAFQQGNGED, encoded by the coding sequence GTGACAAAACCGACATTTGCGACAGCAATGACAGAATTAGAAGAAGTTGTACGTAAGCTTGAACAAGGGGATGTTCCGCTGGAAGAAGCGATTGATCTTTACAAAAAGGGAATGGAACTATCAAAACTTTGTCATGATACACTGCAAAACGCAGAGCAGCAATTAATTTCAATCGTTGGAGAAGATGGTGAAAAGAAAGCTTTCCAACAAGGAAATGGAGAAGACTAA
- the xseA gene encoding exodeoxyribonuclease VII large subunit produces MTSNSYLSVKALTKYIKRKFDADPHLRDVYVTGELSNVKVHSSGHIYFTLKDDSSRINATMFRSQASKLSFKPEEGMKVFIRGDVNVYEASGAYQLYAQTMEPDGIGGLFVAFNQLKERLQKEGLFNPDFKQPIPQFPKTIGVLTATTGAAIRDICTTINRRYPQAEILIYPTLVQGAGAAPNITENIYLANRHGFCDVLIVGRGGGSIEDLWAFNEEIVARAIFESRIPVISAVGHETDTTIADFVADLRAPTPTAAAELAVPNQQQLYQQILHHQSILHQMMTSKLNFERNRLTKLQNSYPLATPERLYRPFIERLIQVDLSLQNATKLYMMNEKSKLQAIDSKMKLYSPVHQLTAAKQQLAHRTQTLTNRMQQQLAQNKVAFTNQLRMLEALNPLALMSKGFSVAYKEENVVKSVHELEKGDVIQVTFQDGYAEAKIEKKRVQKEGEAK; encoded by the coding sequence ATGACATCGAATTCTTATTTATCCGTAAAAGCATTAACAAAATATATTAAACGAAAATTTGATGCCGATCCGCATTTACGTGATGTGTACGTAACGGGAGAGCTTTCAAATGTAAAAGTACATAGTTCAGGTCATATTTATTTTACGCTGAAAGATGACAGTTCGCGGATTAACGCGACGATGTTCCGTTCACAGGCTTCGAAACTTTCTTTTAAACCTGAAGAAGGGATGAAAGTTTTTATACGAGGCGATGTGAATGTCTATGAAGCGAGCGGCGCATATCAGCTTTATGCCCAGACGATGGAGCCTGACGGGATTGGCGGATTGTTCGTCGCCTTTAATCAGCTGAAGGAACGTCTGCAAAAAGAAGGTTTGTTCAACCCGGATTTTAAGCAGCCGATTCCGCAATTCCCGAAAACGATCGGTGTATTAACAGCGACGACCGGTGCAGCCATCCGCGATATTTGCACAACGATTAACCGACGCTATCCGCAGGCTGAAATTTTAATTTATCCGACGCTCGTACAGGGAGCTGGCGCTGCGCCAAATATTACTGAAAATATTTATTTAGCGAACCGCCATGGCTTTTGTGATGTTCTCATTGTTGGTCGTGGGGGCGGATCGATTGAAGATTTATGGGCATTCAATGAAGAGATTGTCGCACGTGCGATCTTTGAAAGCCGCATTCCGGTTATCAGTGCTGTCGGACATGAAACCGATACGACGATAGCTGATTTTGTCGCGGATCTGCGTGCACCGACACCAACTGCTGCGGCAGAACTGGCTGTCCCGAATCAGCAGCAGCTGTATCAGCAAATACTTCATCATCAGTCGATTCTTCATCAAATGATGACATCAAAGCTCAATTTCGAACGCAATCGCTTAACGAAACTGCAAAATTCCTATCCGCTTGCAACACCTGAGCGATTATATCGTCCTTTTATTGAAAGGCTAATTCAGGTGGATTTATCACTGCAAAATGCAACGAAGCTTTATATGATGAATGAAAAATCAAAACTGCAGGCAATAGACAGCAAGATGAAGCTGTATTCGCCGGTGCATCAGCTAACTGCAGCCAAACAGCAGCTTGCACACCGTACGCAAACTTTAACGAATCGAATGCAGCAGCAGCTTGCACAAAATAAAGTCGCTTTTACAAATCAGCTGCGTATGCTGGAGGCGTTAAATCCGCTCGCATTAATGAGTAAAGGCTTCAGCGTGGCATATAAAGAGGAAAACGTAGTAAAATCAGTTCACGAGCTGGAAAAAGGCGACGTGATTCAAGTGACGTTTCAGGATGGATATGCCGAAGCGAAAATTGAGAAAAAGCGTGTGCAAAAGGAAGGGGAAGCAAAGTGA